One Aphelocoma coerulescens isolate FSJ_1873_10779 chromosome 5, UR_Acoe_1.0, whole genome shotgun sequence DNA segment encodes these proteins:
- the LOC138111372 gene encoding mucin-2-like, translated as MHIQKGPCSRKKQRDFAPRKAPSLFPAFLGEQLGRSLWTRPTVLVIPISCKYTVQYRNSSWAYSPSMVLVPTFFTFPSCPHPQLTHASLLAAFTRGKSTVPHIVPPLTTHKTTATTSISSTSRTSVSTGSSPPSSTEVPLETASPHPSSPPAPSSPLSTRLPSTATTSTVSSTAAPSTSPRPTPTTLRPKPSSPTTSAPKESPVTESSAPTTAKTSTLPSPASSPFSTVSSTWLSSSQPAFTDKMLTVPHVVPPLTTHKTTATTSISSTSRTSVSTEVPLETASPHPSSPPAPSSPLSTRLPSTATTSTVSSTAAPGTSPRPTPTTLRPKPSSPTTSAPKESPVTESSAPTTAKTSTLPSPASSPFSTVSSTWLSSSQPAFTRGKSTVPHIVPPLTTHKTTATTSISSTSRTSVSTGSSPPSSTEVPLETASPHPSSPPVPSSPLSTRLPSTATTSTVSSTAAPSTSPRPTPTTLRPKPSSPTTSAPKESPVTESSAPTTAKTSTLPSPASSPFSTVSSTWLSSSQPAFTDKMLTVPHVVPPLTTHKTTATTSISSTSRTSVSTEVPLETASPHPSSPPVPSSPLSTRLPSTATTSTVSSTAAPSTSPRPTPTTLRPKPSSPTTSAPKESPVTESSAPTTAKTSTLPSPASSPFSTVSSTWLSSSQPAFTRGKSTVPHIVPPLTTHKTTATTSISSTSRTSVSTGSSPPSSTEVPLETASPHPSSPPVPSSPLSTRLPSTATTSTVSSTAAPSTSPRPTPTTLRPKPSSPTTSAPKESPVTESSAPTTAKTSTLPSPASSPFSTMSSTWLSSSQPGKTHSYAPSPQRIIQLLMLAGMSRYHPVQHPSHGRVT; from the exons ATGCACATTCAGAAAGGGCCTTGTTCCAGGAAGAAGCAGAGAGATTTTGCCCCTAGGAAGGCACCCTCTCTGTTTCCTGCCTTTTTAGGGGAGCAACTAGGCAGAAGCCTTTGGACAAGACCCACAGTCCTAGTCATCCCCATTTCCTGCAAATACACAGTGCAGTACAGAAATTCGAGTTGGGCTTATTCCCCCAGTATGGTGCTTGTCCCAACCTTCTTTActttcccctcctgccctcaTCCTCAGCTGACCCATGCTTCCCTCCTGGCAGCCTTCACCCGTGGAAAGTCAACTGTGCCACACATTGTGCCACCTCTGACCACACACAAGACCACGGCCACCACCTCCAtcagcagcacctccaggacctctgtctccacagggagcagcccaccaagcagcacagaagtgcctctggaaacagcatctccacatcccagctctccacctgcccccagcagccccctcaGCACCCGGCTGCCATCCACTGCCACCACTTCCACAGTCtcctccacagcagctccaagcaCCAGCCCCAGGCCTACACCTACAACCCTGAGGCCCAAGCCCTCTTCCCCTACCACCAGTGCTCCAAAGGAATCTCCTGTAACAGAGTCCTCTGCACCCAccacagccaaaaccagcacgcTGCCATCTCCTGCTTCTTCTCCCTTCTCAACTGTGTCCTCAACATGGCTCAGCTCCTCGCAGCCTG CCTTCACCGATAAAATGTTGACCGTGCCACACGTTGTGCCACCTCTGACCACACACAAGACCACGGCCACCACCTCCAtcagcagcacctccaggacctctgtctccacagaagtgcctctggaaacagcatctccacatcccagctctccacctgcccccagcagccccctcaGCACCCGGCTGCCATCCACTGCCACCACTTCCACAGTCtcctccacagcagctccaggcaccAGCCCCAGGCCTACACCTACAACCCTGAGGCCCAAGCCCTCTTCCCCTACCACCAGTGCTCCAAAGGAATCTCCTGTAACAGAGTCCTCTGCACCCAccacagccaaaaccagcacgcTGCCATCTCCTGCTTCTTCTCCCTTCTCAACTGTGTCCTCAACATGGCTCAGCTCCTCACAGCCTG CCTTCACCCGTGGAAAGTCAACTGTGCCACACATTGTGCCACCTCTGACCACACACAAGACCACGGCCACCACCTCCAtcagcagcacctccaggacctctgtctccacagggagcagcccaccaagcagcacagaagtgcctctggaaacagcatctccacatcccagctctccacctgtccccagcagcccccTCAGCACCCGGCTGCCATCCACTGCCACCACTTCCACAGTCtcctccacagcagctccaagcaCCAGCCCCAGGCCTACACCTACAACCCTGAGGCCCAAGCCCTCTTCCCCTACCACCAGTGCTCCAAAGGAGTCTCCTGTAACAGAGTCCTCTGCACCCAccacagccaaaaccagcacgcTGCCATCTCCTGCTTCTTCTCCCTTCTCAACTGTGTCCTCAACATGGCTCAGCTCCTCGCAGCCTG CCTTCACCGATAAAATGTTGACCGTGCCACACGTTGTGCCACCTCTGACCACACACAAGACCACGGCCACCACCTCCAtcagcagcacctccaggacctctgtctccacagaagtgcctctggaaacagcatctccacatcccagctctccacctgtccccagcagcccccTCAGCACCCGGCTGCCATCCACTGCCACCACTTCCACAGTCtcctccacagcagctccaagcaCCAGCCCCAGGCCTACACCTACAACCCTGAGGCCCAAGCCCTCTTCCCCTACCACCAGTGCTCCAAAGGAATCTCCTGTAACAGAGTCCTCTGCACCCAccacagccaaaaccagcacgcTGCCATCTCCTGCTTCTTCTCCCTTCTCAACTGTGTCCTCAACATGGCTCAGCTCCTCACAGCCTG CCTTCACCCGTGGAAAGTCAACTGTGCCACACATTGTGCCACCTCTGACCACACACAAGACCACGGCCACCACCTCCAtcagcagcacctccaggacctctgtctccacagggagcagcccaccaagcagcacagaagtgcctctggaaacagcatctccacatcccagctctccacctgtccccagcagcccccTCAGCACCCGGCTGCCATCCACTGCCACCACTTCCACAGTCtcctccacagcagctccaagcaCCAGCCCCAGGCCTACACCTACAACCCTGAGGCCCAAGCCCTCTTCCCCTACCACCAGTGCTCCAAAGGAGTCTCCTGTAACAGAGTCCTCTGCACCCAccacagccaaaaccagcacgcTGCCATCTCCTGCTTCTTCTCCCTTCTCAACTATGTCCTCAACATGGCTCAGCTCCTCGCAGCCTGGTAAGACCCACTCCTATGCACCTTCTCCTCAAAGAATCATACAATTGTTAATGTTGGCAGGGATGTCTAGGTATCATCCAGTCCAACATCCATCCCAcggcagggtcacctag
- the LOC138111370 gene encoding mucin-2-like — translation MPRLREGPKAQCSIFPTETHCNKAFLTQQYNPRLVPTSMAFPSCPHPQLTCASFLAAFTDKMLTVPHVVPPLTTHKTTATTSISSTSRTSVSTEVPLETASPHPSSPPVPSSPLSTRLPSTATTSTVSSTAAPSTSPRPTPTTLRPKPSSPTTSAPKESPVTESSAPTTAKTSTLPSPASSPFSTVSSTWLSSSQPAFTRGKSTVPHIVPPLTTHKTTATTSISSTSRTSVSTGSSPPSSTEVPLETASPHPSSPPVPSSPLSTRLPSTATTSTVSSTAAPSTSPRPTPTTLRPKPSSPTTSAPKESPVTESSAPTTAKTSTLPSPASSPFSTVSSTWLSSSQPAFTRGKSTVPHIVPPLTTHKTTATTSISSTSRTSVSTGSSPPSSTEVPLETASPHPSSPPVPSSPLSTRLPSTATTSTVSSTAAPSTSPRPTPTTLRPKPSSPTTSAPKESPVTESSAPTTAKTSTLPSPASSPFSTVSSTWLSSSQPAFTDKMLTVPHVVPPLTTHKTTATTSISSTSRTSVSTEVPLETASPHPSSPPVPSSPLSTRLPSTATTSTVSSTAAPSTSPRPTPTTLRPKPSSPTTSAPKESPVTESSAPTTAKTSTLPSPASSPFSTVSSTWLSSSQPAFTRGKSTVPHIVPPLTTHKTTATTSISSTSRTSVSTGSSPPSSTEVPLETASPHPSSPPAPSSPLSTRLPSTATTSTVSSTAAPSTSPRPTPTTLRPKPSSPTTSAPKESPVTESSAPTTAKTSTLPSPASSPFSTVSSTWLSSSQPAFTDKMLTVPHVVPPLTTHKTTATTSISSTSRTSVSTEVPLETASPHPSSPPVPSSPLSTRLPSTATTSTVSSTAAPSTSPRPTPTTLRPKPSSPTTSAPKESPVTESSAPTTAKTSTLPSPASSPFSTVSSTWLSSSQPAFTRGKSTVPHIVPPLTTHKTTATTSISSTSRTSVSTGSSPPSSTEVPLETASPHPSSPPAPSSPLSTRLPSTATTSTVSSTAAPSTSPRPTPTTLRPKPSSPTTSAPKESPVTESSAPTTAKTSTLPSPASSPFSTVSSTWLSSSQPAFTDKMLTVPHVVPPLTTHKTTATTSISSTSRTSVSTEVPLETASPHPSSPPVPSSPLSTRLPSTATTSTVSSTAAPGTSPRPTPTTLRPKPSSPTTSAPKESPVTESSAPTTAKTSTLPSPASSPFSTVSSTWLSSSQPGKDLSYLSCCFPLLSLFPSSFLAEQGACTVVLGFALHSHFFSHQHSSMAVSWYGHGQKVSPM, via the exons ATGCCGAGGCTGAGGGAAGGACCAAAAGCACAATGCTCCATCTTTCCCACAGAAACACACTGCAATAAGGCCTTTCTCACCCAACAATATAACCCAAGGCTTGTGCCCACCTCCATGgccttcccctcctgccctcaTCCTCAACTGACCTGTGCTTCCTTCCTGGCAGCCTTCACCGATAAAATGTTGACCGTGCCACACGTTGTGCCACCTCTGACCACACACAAGACCACGGCCACCACCTCCAtcagcagcacctccaggacctctgtctccacagaagtgcctctggaaacagcatctccacatcccagctctccacctgtccccagcagcccccTCAGCACCCGGCTGCCATCCACTGCCACCACTTCCACAGTCtcctccacagcagctccaagcaCCAGCCCCAGGCCTACACCTACAACCCTGAGGCCCAAGCCCTCTTCCCCTACCACCAGTGCTCCAAAGGAATCTCCTGTAACAGAGTCCTCTGCACCCAccacagccaaaaccagcacgcTGCCATCTCCTGCTTCTTCTCCCTTCTCAACTGTGTCCTCAACATGGCTCAGCTCCTCACAGCCTG CCTTCACCCGTGGAAAGTCAACTGTGCCACACATTGTGCCACCTCTGACCACACACAAGACCACGGCCACCACCTCCAtcagcagcacctccaggacctctgtctccacagggagcagcccaccaagcagcacagaagtgcctctggaaacagcatctccacatcccagctctccacctgtccccagcagcccccTCAGCACCCGGCTGCCATCCACTGCCACCACTTCCACAGTCtcctccacagcagctccaagcaCCAGCCCCAGGCCTACACCTACAACCCTGAGGCCCAAGCCCTCTTCCCCTACCACCAGTGCTCCAAAGGAATCTCCTGTAACAGAGTCCTCTGCACCCAccacagccaaaaccagcacgcTGCCATCTCCTGCTTCTTCTCCCTTCTCAACTGTGTCCTCAACATGGCTCAGCTCCTCACAGCCTG CCTTCACCCGTGGAAAGTCAACTGTGCCACACATTGTGCCACCTCTGACCACACACAAGACCACGGCCACCACCTCCAtcagcagcacctccaggacctctgtctccacagggagcagcccaccaagcagcacagaagtgcctctggaaacagcatctccacatcccagctctccacctgtccccagcagcccccTCAGCACCCGGCTGCCATCCACTGCCACCACTTCCACAGTCtcctccacagcagctccaagcaCCAGCCCCAGGCCTACACCTACAACCCTGAGGCCCAAGCCCTCTTCCCCTACCACCAGTGCTCCAAAGGAGTCTCCTGTAACAGAGTCCTCTGCACCCAccacagccaaaaccagcacgcTGCCATCTCCTGCTTCTTCTCCCTTCTCAACTGTGTCCTCAACATGGCTCAGCTCCTCGCAGCCTG CCTTCACCGATAAAATGTTGACCGTGCCACACGTTGTGCCACCTCTGACCACACACAAGACCACGGCCACCACCTCCAtcagcagcacctccaggacctctgtctccacagaagtgcctctggaaacagcatctccacatcccagctctccacctgtccccagcagcccccTCAGCACCCGGCTGCCATCCACTGCCACCACTTCCACAGTCtcctccacagcagctccaagcaCCAGCCCCAGGCCTACACCTACAACCCTGAGGCCCAAGCCCTCTTCCCCTACCACCAGTGCTCCAAAGGAATCTCCTGTAACAGAGTCCTCTGCACCCAccacagccaaaaccagcacgcTGCCATCTCCTGCTTCTTCTCCCTTCTCAACTGTGTCCTCAACATGGCTCAGCTCCTCACAGCCTG CCTTCACCCGTGGAAAGTCAACTGTGCCACACATTGTGCCACCTCTGACCACACACAAGACCACGGCCACCACCTCCAtcagcagcacctccaggacctctgtctccacagggagcagcccaccaagcagcacagaagtgcctctggaaacagcatctccacatcccagctctccacctgcccccagcagccccctcaGCACCCGGCTGCCATCCACTGCCACCACTTCCACAGTCtcctccacagcagctccaagcaCCAGCCCCAGGCCTACACCTACAACCCTGAGGCCCAAGCCCTCTTCCCCTACCACCAGTGCTCCAAAGGAGTCTCCTGTAACAGAGTCCTCTGCACCCAccacagccaaaaccagcacgcTGCCATCTCCTGCTTCTTCTCCCTTCTCAACTGTGTCCTCAACATGGCTCAGCTCCTCGCAGCCTG CCTTCACCGATAAAATGTTGACCGTGCCACACGTTGTGCCACCTCTGACCACACACAAGACCACGGCCACCACCTCCAtcagcagcacctccaggacctctgtctccacagaagtgcctctggaaacagcatctccacatcccagctctccacctgtccccagcagcccccTCAGCACCCGGCTGCCATCCACTGCCACCACTTCCACAGTCtcctccacagcagctccaagcaCCAGCCCCAGGCCTACACCTACAACCCTGAGGCCCAAGCCCTCTTCCCCTACCACCAGTGCTCCAAAGGAATCTCCTGTAACAGAGTCCTCTGCACCCAccacagccaaaaccagcacgcTGCCATCTCCTGCTTCTTCTCCCTTCTCAACTGTGTCCTCAACATGGCTCAGCTCCTCACAGCCTG CCTTCACCCGTGGAAAGTCAACTGTGCCACACATTGTGCCACCTCTGACCACACACAAGACCACGGCCACCACCTCCAtcagcagcacctccaggacctctgtctccacagggagcagcccaccaagcagcacagaagtgcctctggaaacagcatctccacatcccagctctccacctgcccccagcagccccctcaGCACCCGGCTGCCATCCACTGCCACCACTTCCACAGTCtcctccacagcagctccaagcaCCAGCCCCAGGCCTACACCTACAACCCTGAGGCCCAAGCCCTCTTCCCCTACCACCAGTGCTCCAAAGGAGTCTCCTGTAACAGAGTCCTCTGCACCCAccacagccaaaaccagcacgcTGCCATCTCCTGCTTCTTCTCCCTTCTCAACTGTGTCCTCAACATGGCTCAGCTCCTCGCAGCCTG CCTTCACCGATAAAATGTTGACCGTGCCACACGTTGTGCCACCTCTGACCACACACAAGACCACGGCCACCACCTCCAtcagcagcacctccaggacctctgtctccacagaagtgcctctggaaacagcatctccacatcccagctctccacctgtccccagcagcccccTCAGCACCCGGCTGCCATCCACTGCCACCACTTCCACAGTCtcctccacagcagctccaggcaccAGCCCCAGGCCTACACCTACAACCCTGAGGCCCAAGCCCTCTTCCCCTACCACCAGTGCTCCAAAGGAGTCTCCTGTAACAGAGTCCTCTGCACCCAccacagccaaaaccagcacgcTGCCATCTCCTGCTTCTTCTCCCTTCTCAACTGTGTCCTCAACATGGCTCAGCTCCTCACAGCCTGGTAAGGATCTCTCTTATCTatcctgctgcttccccctGCTCTCCCTTTTCCCATCTTCTTTCCTAGCAGAGCAGGGTGCTTGTACAGTTGTTTTAGGTTTTGCTCTCCATTCCCATTTCTTTTCACATCAGCACAGTAGTATGGCTGTTTCTTGGTATGGCCATGGCCAAAAGGTCTCTCCCATGTAG
- the LOC138112046 gene encoding uncharacterized protein yields the protein MGTTPKSVPSSPSASSTAASTETEQVRFTSTPFKTTTKKEMATSSIPTQTTTFSQPKLTTAESEGTQATTLHYPEVVTHIRTTLTQPVQHLVTQTQATPATSTSSTSVPRETSPATSPGVPLTRTFPSSSSLPVTLASSASSLSSTQLGTSYPAREPTRAKTPTTKVVTAAFTHKQSTVPHVVPPLTTHKTTATTSISSTSRTSVSTGSSPPSSTEVPLETASPHPSSPPVPSSPLSTRLPSTATTSTVSSTAAPSTSPRPTPTTLRPKPSSPTTSAPKESPVTESSAPTTAKTSTLPSPASSPFSTVSSTWLSSSQPAQ from the exons ATGGGCACTACACCAAAGTCTGTTCCCTCATCACCTTCTGCCTCATCAACTGCTGCTTCAACAGAGACAGAACAAGTAAGGTTCACCTCAACACCCTTCAAGACCACCACCAAAAAGGAAATGGCAACCTCCTCAATACCTACTCAAACCACAACTTTCAGCCAGCCCAAACTAACAACAGCAG AGAGTGAGGGAACTCAAGCAACCACTCTGCACTATCCAGAAG TTGTCACCCACATAAGAACAACGTTGACACAGCCTGTGCAGCACCTTGTCACACAGACACAGGCAACACCTGCCACatccaccagcagcacctctgtccCAAGAGAGACCAGccctgccaccagcccaggaGTTCCACTGACAAGGACATTTCCAAGCTCCAGCTCCTTGCCTGTCACCTTAGCCTCATCTGCTTCTTCTCTCTCCTCAACCCAATTGGGAACATCATATCCTG CGAGGGAGCCAACCAGAGCTAAGACACCAACTACTAAAGTAGTAACAG cagcctTCACCCATAAACAGTCCACTGTGCCACACGTTGTGCCACCTCTGACCACACACAAGACCACGGCCACCACCTCCAtcagcagcacctccaggacctctgtctccacaggaAGCAGCCCACCAAGCAGCACAGAAGTGCCTCTGGAAACAGCATCTCCACATCCCAGCTCTCCAcctgtccccagcagcccccTCAGCACCCGGCTGCCATCCACTGCCACCACTTCCACAGTCtcctccacagcagctccaagcaCCAGCCCCAGGCCTACACCTACAACCCTGAGGCCCAAGCCCTCTTCCCCTACCACCAGTGCTCCAAAGGAATCTCCTGTAACAGAGTCCTCTGCACCCAccacagccaaaaccagcacactgcCATCTCCTGCTTCTTCTCCCTTCTCAACTGTGTCCTCAACATGGCTCAGCTCCTCACAGCCTG CACAGTAG